In the genome of Raphanus sativus cultivar WK10039 chromosome 9, ASM80110v3, whole genome shotgun sequence, the window CTCCAGAAAGGTCAAATAGTCAATCGCATTTAGATATGGTGATCGCCATTAATCATTTCATACATTAGATAGGTATATACCACGAAGTATTAGACAAGACATGTTTTGGATCAAATGGTCGgtccaaaatttatttttttaatgtgcAAGACCGACCCATAATGCAACACGTGTTATGATTACCAAGACTTCATCTCTAATTTTCCCAAGGTTTTTATGAGTCGATTTTTAATGATCCGCATCTGTTACATTCCCACCAACTTTTGTCACCATCCACTCCATATTAAACACAGCCCAtacttttaaataattgaaaacctttatataaatattcgAACGAATCCTCTTCGTGTTTCTTTGTATCTATAAACACATAAATAAGAAGCTGAATTTCACAACTTGTCACTAAATTAGAGGATCTGCGTCCCAAGGAAGATTCACAACAATGAAGAAGAGACTGAATTTGAAGCAATTTCTGGTGACTCTCTCTGATGCATGTTTGTGCATAAATCATGTTGAGAGTAACGAGATTCAAGATACTAGCACAGACATCAAGGAAGGAGTTATATGTCCCGAGGATGAATCGGTGTTCGTAGACAAAGCTAACGTAGAAGGAAGAAGAATCAAAGTGGTGATAACTAGGAAACAGCTGGATCTCTTGTTGGCGAAGCAAGTTTCATTAGAGCAGTTGGGTTTTGTGAACGAGAGAATATTTCTCAGATCTTTTAGGAAAAATAAGTGGAAACCATTGCTCGAGTCTATCCATGAAACACCTGAATTGTAAGGATTGggtgtttagttttttttaacacctgaaccgatgatgatgatatttgtaaatatatgtttgtaAATGACTTGTAGTGTACGCATCATAAAGTCATCTTGTACGTCGGTGTTGTTTTTAGTAAAAAGAAAGTTTTCAGTAATAGGCGAGCAGGGGAAAACAGAGCAAGACAGACGAGTCCTTTCTCGGTTTGGTCCAAATATCCAATGATTGATAGATTCATTTGCCTTCACATGTCTCTTTTTAAAGACAAGAATATATGTTTAGAGAAATATAACTTTAATGCAAAAATATTCGTACAACACTGACGTACCCAATTAGTGAAGGTGAATGAATCTATATCGTTGTAAGTTTGACCAGAGTTGAAATATGATTCATAACTTGTATCAAATGATGTAATCTTACCTCAGATATGTAACTTTTGGTTTGCGTTATCTTTCATTTAGAATGTTACACCTAACGAGACAGGACAGTGACATGATTCAGTATGCACCACTAGTTACAAGGATCGCTGAAACTTATGCTGTGTTGAATTTTTGTTACCATTACGTTGAGACATATTTCCTTCACCAAGATGGCGCTTGATGACATGACGAGCTTCTTTTTTACATTAATAGCCTTGTTGTTAGTGAACTGCACCTTCCAACTTGATAGGATAGGAGGAGCTGGTCATACCTATTTGCAGATTTTGCTTTTGCATGCTGCGTCAGGCGGAAACATCAACATATCTATGAGTAGCTACCGCAAGCAAAAACACACATCAATCGCAATAGCTACTTGCTTAATTAGGAAAGAAGAAAATTCATTCAAACCTTAGGGAGGCGTGGAGGTTGTAGTAGTAGTAACCTCAGACAAATTTTCTTGTTACGACAATAAATTGTCAGAGAAACAATGAGTATACTGAGACGGAAAAATTCTATTACAAATTCTCTAAACACGAATATTATTCTGTTCGACTAAAAACATAGGAACTCAAAATCTGTTGGAGAAAAACACAGTAACAACAAAGAAAATCTCACAACGTCTTGCTTCTGTCTTATTTCCAAAAGATCGCCTCCAAATCATATTTATTCTACTTTAATCCTGAATCAATCAATCATTCCTCAAAGGTCTTCCTTTTCTTACCAGAATCCCCAACAGCAAGATCACGCTTCTTCTTTTCCAGCTTTAAACTATCCTCATCTTGCACACAGTGATATATGAGCTGATGAGTCGACCATTTCTTTTGCCCCCAGCTACAAATATTCTTAAGAGAATCATACTCCGAGGGCAGACTAGCGAGTAAAATACTTGCCACAACATCATCTGGAATATGCATCCCGAGTTGCTTCATCTTAGCAGCAACACTCATCTTCGTCATAATATACTCCCTAACACTCTCTTCCGGCTGTTTCCTCATGGAGGAAAACTCGTCCAGCACAATCTCCACCTCTGACTTCACGTTTTTCTCATAGCATTTCTCAACCGCAGCTAAATACTCTCTGGATGTAGTAACGTCCTCAGGAACAACGCCTCTGAATTGCTGCGGGATACGGATTCTCATTATCATCAAACTTATGCGGTTGGAACGTTCCCATTGCTTGGTTTCTTCAATCTGTTTGGAAGGATCGGGATGTTCTTCCCTGAGGGAGATGTCAAGATCCATGAGGGCAAGCAAGTAACAGATGTTCTTTCCATTCCGTAAAGTTCGATCCGTTTAGCATCGGGATCGAGTCCACATTGGAAAACGCATATGTAAATCCCAACGCTGAAATATTGGAGCGTTAATATGATAGCGAAAGTGGAATACAATTGTTGAAAAGAATTAGAcataaaaccctaattttgaacATAGAATGTGAAAGCAACATTCAAGAACGGCACTAAGAGTCTAAGATTCAGGCTTCTGGATTATTAAGGCAGTTTCCAAGGTACTTACCATTTTAAGTGAAtgaattaaaaagataatttgaTGTAACAAAACATTGAATCTAACGGCTGATAGATCGTCTGTCATCTTCGGAAAATCAAGCTCTTGATGACCAGACAAAACGGAAAAAAGACACAGTCACAAAATACCCTGATCATCGATCTTAAGCTTATTAGGGCTTGAAAGATCTATTACATAACCGATGATTATGtcaaaaaattgattaattgaCCATAAAATTCACATGTGTTTCCCCAAAAGAATTCAGAAAATATGACTAACCACCAGGACACTGTTTTGGAAAACGATGATTTTGCTTTCGGTTAGGAATAGACAATTGGTTCgtattagaagaaaaaaaatccgtAAACCGGAGTTGTGAGTTCCTCCACATGGGTTCATAGCTGTGagttaacatttcggcatcgccagggacagaggatcgacatgtggcaacacgtgactagtctggaccattTCTATGGGgtcaggatacctctgtataattcaaaaaaaaagaaaaaaaaaacccgtAAGAAACCTAATCATCCTGATCTGGAAAACATAGACTATATACCTGGATTCATGACttctattgtggggttctgatTGAAGCCTTTCCTTAATTACTGCGAAGTGTGGTGGCTATGTATGTTTAGAAATTGATGGCGACGAAATATCTATCTAGGGTTGTGTTTTATAAGCAGTGGGGATTATTGTTACTAGGCAAAACAAAATTGGGAATTTGCCGTACACACAGGTTATTGGATAATTACCATTCAGAGtactattttttgtaattagaGAATTTGCCGAAATCTCTAGGATGTGTTTTGAACTCTTTTTTTAAATACGACACAGCGCCTACACTCCAGAAACAAACAGCCTATTCTATATTCATACATACCCTCCACATACATGTGTATACTATACCATATCCATGCATGATAGGATTTATCACACGAGTATGAGTGGCACCTTTACATACATGATGCAGTTATAATCCTAGATTTTGATTCGTATTTTAGAATcaccaatatatttttgaaattaaatagtttttatacGAACTTTTATATAAGATAGTATATAAATCTGCCCATAAATCTAATCACATTTATCCGAAACCGATAAACTGAACCATATCAGACCGGAAATGAAACTAAAATTGTACCAAATTTCATAAATAGCCAAATGTATCCTATATCTCTGTAACTAAGGAACAAACAAAATCAAGAACTAAATGGGTaactaaacttttaaaatacaaattatatacctacatatattaattatattcaatatccaaacaaccaaatatcctaaaaatactattataaaatGAACTAGGTTTTGACCCGCATTTTAAAAGTGGCGGacttttttgttataatttagtacaaaaaaattcaaaggtgatttttataaaaatatttttgttactatattGAAACTCTGATATGGATTGTCgatatcaaaatcaaaataagttTTTCCTACCATATATCTTAGGGGTGGACACTTCGGTTATCTTCtcagttcggttcggttcggggTCGGATTGGTTTGTTTAGTTTGGTTCTAGTAATTTCCAACTGAAGTAAATCATGagttagtttggttcggtttatcggttcggttttaaaccaaacctttcAGGTTGGAAAATCTTCAATCgaattatttgaaaaagatttcggttcggtttgaatCGATATCGATTCGGTTAGTTTCGTTTGACTCGGTTCGGTTTGAATTTTTTGCCCACCCCAAATATATCTAAACCGAGTATTTCTTGAAATATATTATCGTAGTAACCGATGATCCGTACTTTAACAGCGAGGTTATTTTGTTTGtacattttaatttgaaaatataaatatttagatcCGTGTTTCTGAAGCCAAAGTAATTTATGGTTTGAAATTATAgtaaatttacatttttctattttatcatatataattaatgttaaGATTCAcatagatattatattttaattattttcagtgAGTTCAAATTTTGTacctttaataaaatttgaatatgtGATATATTCATTTTTTCCAGCTTAAAATTGAATGAGTAatcatttattataaatgttattttctgtcttattataattataaaatattattttcaattttgatttaaaaatagaaatgaaacacttattttggaatttgtaaaaataaatataatagtataatatatagtatctaatataattttaaaattattttcatataataaaaatgtatatgtatCCTTCTTTTGTTTGAATTTAACTAATTGGATATGTGCAGTAAAGTGTCATCACTAAGTTATGTTATAATCATATCAAAACCCCACCTATCTATGTTAGttatgatgataatatatattaaaa includes:
- the LOC108826628 gene encoding uncharacterized protein LOC108826628, translated to MKKRLNLKQFLVTLSDACLCINHVESNEIQDTSTDIKEGVICPEDESVFVDKANVEGRRIKVVITRKQLDLLLAKQVSLEQLGFVNERIFLRSFRKNKWKPLLESIHETPEL
- the LOC108838392 gene encoding uncharacterized protein LOC108838392 yields the protein MDLDISLREEHPDPSKQIEETKQWERSNRISLMIMRIRIPQQFRGVVPEDVTTSREYLAAVEKCYEKNVKSEVEIVLDEFSSMRKQPEESVREYIMTKMSVAAKMKQLGMHIPDDVVASILLASLPSEYDSLKNICSWGQKKWSTHQLIYHCVQDEDSLKLEKKKRDLAVGDSGKKRKTFEE